One genomic window of Halorubrum hochsteinianum includes the following:
- a CDS encoding 4a-hydroxytetrahydrobiopterin dehydratase encodes MSSPLADEPVEPAGDDADPLEGDEYADHFAELGDAWEVVDDHHLEASYEFPDFETALAFTNEIGELAEREWHHPDISLSWGEVGVELWSHEVGGLTRADFVMAAKMDRLYADAEA; translated from the coding sequence ATGTCCTCACCGCTCGCGGACGAGCCGGTCGAGCCGGCCGGCGACGACGCGGACCCGCTCGAAGGCGACGAGTACGCCGACCACTTCGCCGAGCTCGGCGACGCGTGGGAGGTCGTCGACGACCACCACTTGGAGGCCAGCTACGAGTTCCCCGACTTCGAGACCGCGCTGGCGTTCACGAACGAGATCGGCGAGCTCGCCGAACGGGAGTGGCACCACCCCGACATCTCGCTGTCGTGGGGCGAGGTCGGGGTCGAGCTCTGGAGCCACGAGGTCGGCGGGCTCACCCGCGCCGACTTCGTGATGGCGGCGAAGATGGACCGACTGTACGCGGACGCCGAGGCGTGA
- a CDS encoding DUF7124 domain-containing protein gives MGIDATTPGDGDVTLVFSLGAARSLADPAAAFADAREWSRHVGIIANEADEVAAFARAHGIDNDYALTSWDKWGTLADVREESAAPRRVFVGTTRADERVATETGYEFLPVDEAAEKAGWELSEPGKGAGDGRGGDAGRLARLRRRVGDLISRLR, from the coding sequence ATGGGAATCGACGCGACGACGCCCGGCGACGGCGACGTGACGCTCGTCTTCTCGCTCGGGGCCGCGCGCTCGCTCGCCGACCCGGCCGCGGCGTTCGCCGACGCCCGGGAGTGGAGCCGCCACGTCGGAATCATCGCGAACGAGGCCGACGAGGTGGCGGCGTTCGCCCGCGCCCACGGGATCGACAACGACTACGCGCTCACGAGCTGGGACAAGTGGGGGACCCTCGCGGACGTCCGCGAAGAGAGCGCCGCCCCGCGCCGCGTGTTCGTCGGCACCACTCGCGCGGACGAGCGCGTCGCGACCGAGACCGGCTACGAGTTCCTGCCCGTCGACGAGGCGGCCGAGAAGGCCGGGTGGGAGCTGTCGGAGCCGGGGAAGGGAGCGGGCGACGGACGCGGCGGCGACGCCGGCCGCCTCGCCCGCCTGCGACGGCGGGTCGGCGACCTGATCTCGCGGCTCCGGTGA